The Breoghania sp. genome has a segment encoding these proteins:
- a CDS encoding branched-chain amino acid ABC transporter permease, whose product MDFGLIAQYLANGIMLGTMYALVAVGFTLFFGVLDVIKFSHGDVLMLGTFAGFTFWLGLEAIGIVNPWLQLIILLVASLALTAAVGAMIAKWLVLPLKKAPALNTLLITLMLGTAIREAVRLFYPNGSNPKAFPTLLPSASIDLDGFLLRADSVILVVSGLALIAGLNLVLNRTRLGLAIRAVAQDEETAKTMGINYMLVVLATFAIGSGVATFAGIMNGLYYSEINFGMGVLLGLIGFSAAIVGGLGNLYGAILGGFLFAALQVIGSAVLPFASAYKDVFAFAVVIAIMAWKPTGLIPERTSDRV is encoded by the coding sequence ATGGATTTCGGTCTGATCGCTCAGTACCTGGCCAACGGCATTATGCTCGGTACGATGTATGCGCTCGTCGCCGTCGGCTTCACGCTCTTTTTCGGCGTCCTCGACGTCATCAAGTTCAGCCACGGCGACGTGCTGATGCTCGGTACCTTTGCCGGGTTCACCTTCTGGCTCGGCCTGGAAGCCATCGGCATCGTCAATCCCTGGCTGCAGTTGATCATCCTTCTTGTCGCCAGCCTCGCCCTGACGGCGGCGGTCGGCGCGATGATCGCGAAGTGGCTGGTGCTGCCTCTCAAGAAGGCGCCCGCACTCAACACGCTTCTCATCACGCTGATGCTCGGCACCGCGATCCGCGAAGCGGTGCGCCTGTTCTACCCGAACGGCTCCAACCCCAAGGCCTTTCCCACGCTGCTTCCCAGCGCATCGATCGACCTTGACGGCTTTCTGCTGCGCGCCGACAGCGTGATCCTCGTGGTGTCCGGCCTCGCGCTCATTGCCGGGCTGAACCTGGTGCTGAACCGCACCCGCCTCGGCCTCGCCATCCGCGCCGTCGCGCAGGACGAGGAGACCGCGAAGACCATGGGCATCAACTACATGCTCGTGGTTCTGGCGACCTTCGCCATCGGCTCCGGTGTCGCCACCTTCGCCGGCATCATGAACGGCCTCTACTACAGCGAAATCAATTTCGGAATGGGCGTGCTGCTTGGCCTGATCGGCTTCTCCGCGGCCATTGTCGGCGGGCTCGGCAATCTCTACGGCGCCATTCTCGGCGGCTTCCTGTTTGCCGCCCTGCAGGTCATCGGCTCCGCCGTGTTGCCCTTCGCTTCCGCCTACAAGGACGTCTTCGCCTTCGCCGTCGTCATCGCGATCATGGCGTGGAAGCCGACCGGCCTCATCCCCGAACGCACCAGCGACAGAGTCTGA
- a CDS encoding branched-chain amino acid ABC transporter permease gives MSDTALQAPARQKSLLPGAATILAISLYGWAILTVEQDWEVASLLGLALAAVLASWKTGFGTQIKTSWADYEMTLNGGAMLGAIAVALALWDQHFPLLMLTTTLLYFIASLGLNIQFGYTGMVNFAGAAFFGAGAYTAAVLGTQPWMPSLLILLAGGIVSMILSMALVYPIVRTAGHYSAVVTIAFGVLFKTFLEVNEILGGPQGLMVDSMKLFGWDFNNAPTIFGENTSFYLNYTLFTIVLAAVIFCLVRRLERSWLGLHMDAVRLDETAAACFGISVHRTKILAFLTGNLILGIAGAVYGMMISFIAPTSFTFADSLLMVSIVLLGGMGSPWGGALAAAIVVLLPEKLQILQEYRFLLFSCLVILVLLFRPEGLLPRQIRNYFPGWSNGK, from the coding sequence ATGAGTGACACCGCCCTCCAAGCGCCTGCCCGGCAGAAGAGCCTTCTTCCCGGCGCAGCCACCATCCTCGCCATCTCGCTCTATGGCTGGGCCATCCTGACGGTTGAGCAGGACTGGGAAGTCGCAAGCCTTCTCGGCCTCGCCCTCGCCGCGGTGCTGGCGAGCTGGAAAACCGGCTTTGGCACCCAGATCAAGACGTCCTGGGCCGACTACGAAATGACGCTGAATGGCGGCGCGATGCTTGGCGCCATCGCCGTTGCGCTTGCCCTGTGGGATCAGCATTTCCCGCTTCTGATGCTGACAACCACCCTGCTCTATTTCATCGCCTCGCTCGGCCTGAACATCCAGTTCGGCTACACGGGCATGGTGAATTTCGCAGGCGCGGCCTTCTTCGGCGCGGGCGCCTACACCGCAGCCGTTCTCGGTACCCAGCCCTGGATGCCCTCCCTGCTGATCCTGCTTGCCGGCGGCATCGTGTCGATGATCCTCAGCATGGCGCTGGTCTACCCGATCGTGCGCACCGCCGGTCATTATTCCGCCGTGGTCACCATCGCCTTCGGCGTGTTGTTCAAGACCTTTCTGGAAGTGAACGAGATCCTCGGCGGACCGCAGGGGCTGATGGTCGATTCCATGAAGCTCTTCGGCTGGGACTTCAACAACGCCCCCACCATTTTCGGCGAAAACACCTCGTTCTACCTGAACTACACGCTCTTCACGATCGTGCTGGCGGCGGTGATCTTCTGCCTCGTGCGGCGGCTGGAGCGCAGCTGGCTCGGGTTGCACATGGATGCGGTGCGTCTCGATGAGACGGCGGCCGCCTGTTTCGGCATCTCCGTACACCGCACCAAGATCCTCGCCTTCCTGACCGGAAACCTGATCCTTGGCATCGCCGGAGCGGTCTACGGCATGATGATCAGTTTCATCGCGCCCACATCCTTCACCTTCGCCGACAGCCTGCTGATGGTCTCCATCGTGCTGCTGGGCGGCATGGGGAGCCCCTGGGGCGGCGCTCTTGCGGCAGCCATTGTCGTGCTGCTGCCAGAGAAACTTCAGATCCTCCAGGAATATCGGTTCCTGCTGTTCTCGTGTCTGGTGATCCTTGTGCTTCTGTTCAGGCCCGAAGGCCTGCTGCCCCGCCAGATCCGCAACTACTTCCCGGGCTGGAGCAACGGAAAATGA
- a CDS encoding ABC transporter ATP-binding protein codes for MTSPLLEFRDLSKRFGGVTALNHFNMHLGRGEILGLIGPNGSGKTTSFNLLTGIYPTSGGQVLFDGKDITDIGPRQVYEAGIVRTFQRSRLCLDLSIYDNIMIGDTSRLPQGLWANLMNRKALRQQFEETFETARSLVATFSGNLADRMFDPVGALPMIERRRIEICRALISNPRLLLLDEPSAGMTHDETDQLMSDILDVRARGEGLSIIIVEHEMGVIERITDRCVVLSYGKKIAEGVYAEIAADPEVQNAYLGVD; via the coding sequence ATGACGTCTCCGCTTCTTGAATTCAGAGACCTGAGCAAACGCTTTGGCGGTGTGACGGCGCTCAACCATTTCAACATGCACCTCGGCCGCGGCGAGATTCTGGGTCTGATCGGTCCCAACGGTTCCGGCAAGACGACGAGCTTCAATCTGTTGACCGGCATCTATCCCACGTCCGGCGGCCAGGTTCTGTTCGACGGCAAGGACATCACCGATATCGGGCCCCGTCAGGTCTACGAGGCGGGGATCGTGCGCACGTTCCAGCGTTCGCGCCTGTGTCTCGACCTGTCGATCTACGACAACATCATGATCGGCGACACCTCGCGCCTGCCCCAGGGCCTTTGGGCGAACCTGATGAACCGCAAGGCCTTGCGCCAGCAGTTCGAGGAAACCTTCGAGACGGCGCGGTCCCTCGTGGCCACCTTCTCCGGCAACCTCGCAGACCGCATGTTCGATCCCGTCGGCGCGCTGCCGATGATCGAGCGGCGGCGGATCGAGATCTGCCGTGCACTGATCTCCAATCCCCGCCTGCTGCTTCTCGACGAACCGTCCGCGGGCATGACCCATGACGAGACCGATCAGCTCATGTCCGACATTCTCGACGTGCGGGCGCGCGGCGAAGGCCTGTCGATCATCATCGTGGAACACGAGATGGGCGTGATCGAACGGATCACCGACCGTTGCGTGGTGCTGAGCTACGGCAAGAAGATCGCCGAAGGCGTCTATGCCGAAATCGCTGCGGACCCCGAGGTCCAGAACGCATATCTGGGGGTGGACTGA
- a CDS encoding ABC transporter ATP-binding protein, whose amino-acid sequence MARIEIKGLYAAYDKADVLHDISLNIEPGKITCLLGSNGAGKSTLIRAILGLTRPHTGEILLNGENIVNLPTHKIISRGIAAIPEGRKMFPKLTVMENLRLGAFQVADTKVIKERMEKVFETFPQLNSRRDQLAGTMSGGEQAMVSIGRGLMGAPDILLIDEPSLGLSPLYVKENFRIIEGIREQGITVFLVEQNVRQTLAIADYGYVLSGGKLVGEGTAEALSKDSAVHAAYFG is encoded by the coding sequence ATGGCCCGTATCGAAATCAAGGGGCTCTATGCGGCCTATGACAAGGCCGATGTCCTGCACGACATCTCGCTCAACATCGAGCCCGGCAAGATCACCTGCCTGCTCGGCTCTAACGGGGCCGGCAAGTCCACCCTGATCCGCGCGATCCTCGGGCTCACCCGTCCTCACACGGGCGAGATCCTGCTCAATGGCGAGAACATCGTAAATCTGCCGACGCACAAGATCATCAGCCGTGGCATCGCTGCGATCCCGGAAGGGCGCAAGATGTTTCCCAAGCTGACCGTGATGGAGAACCTGCGCCTCGGGGCCTTCCAGGTGGCCGATACCAAGGTCATCAAGGAGCGCATGGAAAAGGTCTTCGAGACCTTCCCGCAGCTCAATTCCCGCCGCGACCAGCTGGCGGGCACCATGTCGGGCGGCGAACAGGCGATGGTTTCCATCGGGCGCGGCCTGATGGGTGCGCCCGATATCCTGCTGATCGACGAGCCCTCGCTCGGTCTTTCTCCGCTCTACGTGAAGGAGAATTTCCGCATCATCGAGGGCATCCGTGAACAGGGCATCACCGTCTTCCTCGTGGAGCAGAACGTGCGCCAGACGCTGGCGATCGCCGACTACGGCTACGTGCTTTCCGGCGGCAAGCTTGTCGGCGAGGGAACAGCCGAAGCCCTGTCAAAGGACAGCGCCGTTCACGCAGCCTATTTCGGATAG